One region of Candidatus Flexicrinis proximus genomic DNA includes:
- a CDS encoding CHAD domain-containing protein codes for MKPSAPHPLDALTAALSTIEPTDTISTAGRKIILADAIRLLALEDGVRLSDDPEFIHDMRVATRRMRTLLQLLGQYYHPKRVKKLVRSLRWQAQLLGRVRDLDVLLEDLFSRDRTGLHHPISTAKAQRDRMHRKLVSGLASKKFKTLADRLMQFALDPDDLLANSAPLPVEVRHIVPILMHQQLAAVRGFDPLFTDDAHPDYQTLHALRIAFKQLRYATAYFGEVLGASADAFITEIKAVQDHLGRLNDVVVFADHLRTHVETRPDDEALKAALVDLETEASTLAQSFIQAWHRFNSRIVQKHLADALLVLR; via the coding sequence ATGAAGCCATCCGCGCCTCACCCGCTTGACGCGTTGACTGCCGCGCTCTCGACTATCGAACCCACCGACACGATCTCAACCGCCGGACGCAAGATCATACTGGCCGATGCGATCCGGTTGCTGGCCCTGGAAGATGGCGTGCGCCTCAGCGACGACCCGGAGTTTATCCACGACATGCGCGTCGCCACACGCCGCATGCGTACGCTGCTGCAGCTGCTCGGCCAGTACTACCATCCCAAGCGCGTCAAGAAGCTTGTGCGGTCGCTGCGCTGGCAGGCGCAGTTACTCGGCAGAGTTCGCGATCTGGACGTCCTCTTAGAAGATCTGTTTTCACGGGACCGCACCGGGCTGCATCATCCGATTTCCACCGCGAAAGCACAGCGGGACCGTATGCACCGCAAGCTGGTCTCTGGGCTGGCAAGCAAAAAGTTCAAGACGCTGGCCGACCGGCTGATGCAGTTCGCGCTTGACCCGGACGACCTGCTGGCGAACAGTGCGCCGCTTCCGGTTGAAGTGCGCCATATCGTCCCGATCCTGATGCATCAACAACTGGCGGCGGTGCGCGGGTTTGACCCGCTGTTCACCGACGATGCCCACCCCGACTACCAGACTCTGCATGCACTGCGGATCGCCTTCAAGCAGCTCCGCTATGCGACGGCCTACTTTGGCGAGGTGTTGGGAGCATCAGCCGATGCGTTCATCACGGAGATCAAGGCCGTTCAGGATCATCTCGGGCGGCTGAATGACGTCGTCGTCTTTGCCGATCATCTGCGTACGCACGTCGAGACCCGTCCCGATGACGAGGCGCTGAAGGCGGCGCTGGTTGACCTGGAGACCGAAGCCTCGACCCTGGCACAGTCCTTCATCCAGGCCTGGCACCGCTTCAATTCCCGGATCGTACAGAAGCATCTGGCTGACGCGCTGCTGGTGTTGCGTTAA
- a CDS encoding M42 family metallopeptidase — MMEYLRELSEAIGVSGREENVRKIILRAIEGYVEDIRVDAVGNITAVKPGDGKDAKKRPRVMLDAHMDEVGFMVTGWGDDGLIRFTPVGSIDDRIVPGLRVRIGDDGVPGVVIWTPIHKNKDQAVVKIANLRIDIGAGTKDEVAGKIKRGDRIAFSAEYLEIGSSIIRGKSLDDRAGCSVLIDVLRGGPYPCDVLAAFTVQEEIGLRGAMVAARILKPDVAIALECTTANDIPDPLADPDSDDPRDYNPTTRLGSGPAITFMDKSMVADPRMLRYLQQLAEVYGIPYTFKTWLGGGTDAGAIHRSNLGVPTSVISIPGRYIHSPLAYIHRDDYANAVRLTQAALENLNRDIVKPL, encoded by the coding sequence ATGATGGAATACCTGCGTGAACTGTCCGAGGCCATTGGTGTTTCCGGACGCGAGGAGAATGTGCGGAAGATCATCCTGCGCGCCATCGAAGGGTACGTCGAGGATATCCGGGTCGACGCCGTTGGCAATATCACCGCAGTCAAGCCGGGTGACGGGAAAGACGCGAAGAAACGCCCACGCGTGATGCTCGACGCCCACATGGACGAAGTCGGCTTTATGGTCACCGGTTGGGGCGACGACGGACTGATCCGCTTCACGCCGGTGGGCAGCATCGACGACCGGATCGTGCCGGGACTGCGGGTCAGGATCGGCGACGACGGCGTGCCGGGCGTGGTCATCTGGACCCCGATCCATAAGAACAAAGATCAGGCGGTCGTCAAGATCGCAAACCTTCGGATCGACATCGGCGCCGGGACAAAAGACGAGGTCGCCGGGAAGATCAAGCGCGGCGACCGCATCGCGTTCAGCGCGGAGTACCTGGAAATCGGCAGTTCGATCATACGCGGAAAAAGCCTGGATGATCGCGCCGGATGTTCGGTGCTGATCGATGTTCTGCGCGGCGGGCCGTATCCCTGCGATGTGCTGGCGGCCTTTACGGTTCAGGAGGAAATCGGGCTGCGCGGGGCGATGGTTGCCGCCCGTATCCTGAAACCGGATGTAGCGATCGCGCTCGAGTGTACGACCGCCAACGACATCCCCGACCCCCTGGCGGATCCCGACAGCGATGACCCGCGCGACTATAATCCGACCACTCGCCTGGGGAGCGGGCCCGCGATCACCTTCATGGACAAGAGCATGGTCGCGGACCCGCGTATGCTGCGCTATCTGCAGCAGCTGGCTGAAGTCTACGGCATCCCGTATACCTTCAAGACCTGGCTGGGCGGCGGCACCGACGCGGGCGCAATTCACCGCTCAAATCTTGGCGTGCCGACGTCGGTGATTTCCATTCCGGGACGCTACATCCACAGCCCGCTGGCCTATATTCACCGCGACGATTACGCGAATGCTGTCCGGCTGACTCAGGCAGCGCTGGAGAATCTCAACCGCGACATCGTCAAACCGCTGTAG
- a CDS encoding M20/M25/M40 family metallo-hydrolase, translating to MFDLKTHLKSLVEAHGPSGHEAPIRAILTEAWQTLTDTTETDRLGSFIGIKRATLASDTPRRIMLAAHIDEIGMLVTDIIDGFLMIRRISGVDNRLMLTQTVLVHGRQLPGIVASVPPHLLTEDKRGQYPTWEELVVDVGLPAEEVASLVRIGDRVTVDTPMLELMNNKVAAKAMDDRACVAIMSSCLNELRLLQHRWNVYAAATVQEETGLYGAETAAYKIAPDIAIALDVGFARQPGVDADVSGDFNAGPLIGIGPNFHEKLNARLRDTAKKYEIKIQDDPLPGHSGTDAWPIQISVEGIPTALLSLPLRNMHSPNETADLRDIERTGRLLALFIASLDDDFMTALNWD from the coding sequence GTGTTCGATTTGAAAACGCACCTGAAGTCGCTGGTCGAGGCCCATGGTCCGTCCGGCCACGAAGCCCCGATCCGCGCAATTCTGACCGAAGCGTGGCAGACGCTGACCGATACGACCGAAACCGACCGGCTCGGCAGTTTCATCGGCATCAAACGCGCCACGCTTGCAAGCGATACCCCCCGCAGGATTATGCTGGCCGCCCATATCGACGAGATCGGGATGCTGGTCACCGATATTATCGACGGCTTCCTTATGATCCGCCGGATCAGCGGCGTGGACAACCGTCTGATGCTCACGCAGACGGTGCTTGTCCACGGCCGGCAGCTGCCGGGGATCGTCGCATCGGTGCCGCCACACCTGCTCACCGAAGACAAGCGCGGCCAGTATCCCACCTGGGAAGAACTGGTCGTCGACGTCGGGCTGCCCGCCGAGGAAGTCGCCTCGCTGGTGCGGATTGGCGACCGCGTTACGGTCGATACGCCGATGCTCGAACTGATGAACAACAAAGTAGCCGCCAAGGCCATGGACGACCGCGCCTGCGTGGCTATCATGTCCTCCTGCCTGAACGAGCTGCGGCTGCTCCAGCACCGCTGGAATGTCTACGCGGCGGCAACCGTGCAGGAAGAAACCGGCCTGTACGGAGCGGAGACGGCGGCCTACAAGATCGCGCCGGACATTGCCATTGCGCTGGATGTCGGCTTTGCCAGGCAGCCGGGTGTGGATGCCGATGTTTCCGGCGATTTCAACGCCGGGCCGCTGATTGGCATCGGGCCGAACTTCCACGAGAAACTGAACGCCCGCCTGCGCGACACGGCCAAGAAGTACGAGATCAAGATTCAGGATGATCCCCTGCCCGGCCACAGCGGCACCGATGCCTGGCCGATCCAGATCAGCGTCGAAGGCATCCCCACGGCGCTGCTCAGCCTGCCGCTGCGTAATATGCACTCGCCAAACGAAACCGCCGACCTGCGCGACATTGAACGCACCGGACGGCTGCTTGCGCTGTTCATCGCCTCGCTCGACGATGACTTTATGACGGCACTGAACTGGGACTAA
- a CDS encoding response regulator transcription factor yields MTAERLLNILVVEDDMDTAEVLAELLGHAGYRAVIAANAAEALSRMALETPDLILLDLRLPDMDGLALLSRVRSASQLPLIVVSGAGTDRDRVSSLENGADDYVSKPFSSAELVARVRALMRRVEWGPTADSRLVVGRLELDIPHRRASIRGRKIHLTPIEYNLLHTLMRNAGQTVTYNELLRAVWGDNYTGDFSVLRVNISRLRQKIEEDKHSPACIVTVAGEGYMMPSA; encoded by the coding sequence ATGACCGCCGAACGCCTTCTGAACATCCTTGTGGTCGAGGATGACATGGACACCGCCGAGGTGCTCGCAGAGCTGCTCGGACATGCCGGTTACCGGGCCGTGATCGCGGCGAATGCCGCCGAAGCCCTGTCGCGCATGGCACTTGAGACCCCCGACCTGATCCTGCTTGACCTTCGTCTGCCGGATATGGATGGCTTGGCGCTTCTGAGTCGCGTGCGCTCGGCGTCACAGCTTCCGCTGATCGTCGTCAGCGGGGCAGGCACAGACCGCGATCGCGTATCGTCACTTGAAAACGGCGCCGACGACTATGTCTCGAAGCCCTTCTCCAGCGCGGAACTGGTTGCACGCGTGCGGGCGCTGATGCGCCGGGTGGAATGGGGTCCGACCGCCGACTCGCGCCTGGTCGTCGGACGGCTGGAGTTGGACATCCCCCACCGCCGTGCATCGATCCGCGGCCGCAAGATTCATCTGACACCGATCGAATACAACCTGCTGCACACGCTCATGCGTAACGCCGGGCAGACGGTCACCTACAACGAACTGCTGCGCGCTGTCTGGGGCGATAACTATACCGGCGATTTCTCCGTCCTGCGGGTGAATATCTCGCGGCTGCGCCAGAAGATCGAGGAAGACAAGCATTCCCCGGCCTGTATTGTCACGGTGGCCGGCGAAGGCTACATGATGCCCTCCGCTTAA